In one window of Nocardioides panacisoli DNA:
- a CDS encoding Fur family transcriptional regulator: MADWREALRAKGYRLTPQRELILGAVDELGHATPDEVLAHVQQHASTVNSSTVYRTLEVLEELGLVRHAHLSDRAPTYHSTRGEEHFHLVCRSCRKVVSVPAEEANAFLSALSRQHAFTPDVGHLTVFGRCHDCEETS; the protein is encoded by the coding sequence GTGGCTGACTGGCGCGAGGCGCTCCGCGCCAAGGGCTACCGGCTCACGCCGCAGCGTGAGCTGATCCTCGGCGCGGTCGACGAGCTGGGTCACGCGACGCCGGACGAGGTGCTGGCGCACGTGCAACAGCACGCCTCGACGGTGAACTCCTCCACGGTCTACCGGACGCTGGAGGTCCTGGAGGAGCTGGGGCTGGTGCGGCACGCGCACCTGAGCGACCGGGCGCCGACGTACCACTCGACGCGGGGTGAGGAGCACTTCCACCTGGTGTGCCGGTCCTGCCGCAAGGTGGTCTCGGTGCCGGCGGAGGAAGCAAACGCCTTCCTCTCGGCGTTGTCCCGACAGCACGCCTTCACGCCCGACGTGGGTCACCTGACCGTCTTCGGGCGCTGCCACGATTGTGAGGAGACATCATGA
- a CDS encoding DsrE family protein: MARELVVKVTCGIEAPERANQGFTVAATAAASGVPVSLWLTGEAAWLAVPGRGHLDLPMATPLPELLQTILEHGHLTVCGQCAARRELTEDELLPGARIAGASAFVEESLREGVQALVY, translated from the coding sequence ATGGCACGCGAACTGGTCGTGAAGGTCACCTGCGGCATCGAGGCCCCCGAGCGGGCCAACCAGGGCTTCACCGTGGCCGCCACCGCCGCCGCCTCCGGCGTGCCCGTCAGCCTCTGGCTCACCGGCGAGGCCGCCTGGCTCGCCGTGCCCGGGCGCGGACACCTCGACCTGCCCATGGCCACTCCCCTGCCCGAGCTGCTGCAGACCATCCTCGAACACGGCCACCTCACCGTCTGCGGGCAGTGCGCCGCCCGCCGCGAGCTCACCGAGGACGAGCTGCTCCCCGGCGCCCGTATCGCCGGCGCCAGCGCCTTCGTCGAGGAGTCGCTGCGCGAAGGCGTGCAGGCCCTCGTCTACTGA
- a CDS encoding NAD(P)H-binding protein — protein MSERSRVLVTGATGFIGRRLVPSLIEAGHEVRAMTRRPDDYAGSGDPVFGDVSDADSLRGALEGVRVAYYLVHALDQEDFEDRDAENARTFGKVAADVGVEQIVYLGGLGEEGEELSPHLRSRREVEGLLGEGGVPVTVLRAGIVVGHGGISWELTRQLVKNLPAMVVPRWVDTRTQPVAVDDAVRYLVGVADKEEARGRVFEIGGPEVLTYLEMLNVASEVATGGRRVPMIKVPVLTPRLSSYWLALVTDVDVTTGRNLIDSMSTEVIVSDTSIRDVVPGDPLPYAEAVRRALGERLAEGESV, from the coding sequence GTGAGTGAACGATCGCGTGTGTTGGTCACCGGAGCGACCGGCTTCATCGGGCGCCGCCTGGTGCCGTCCCTGATCGAGGCGGGTCACGAGGTGCGGGCGATGACCCGGCGGCCCGACGACTACGCCGGGTCCGGCGATCCCGTCTTCGGCGACGTCTCCGACGCCGACTCGCTGCGCGGTGCGCTGGAGGGCGTGCGGGTGGCCTACTACCTGGTGCACGCGCTGGACCAGGAGGACTTCGAGGACCGCGACGCCGAGAACGCGCGCACCTTCGGCAAGGTGGCGGCCGACGTCGGCGTCGAGCAGATCGTCTACCTCGGTGGCCTGGGCGAGGAGGGCGAGGAGCTCTCGCCGCACCTGCGCTCGCGCCGGGAGGTGGAGGGCCTGCTCGGTGAGGGTGGTGTCCCGGTGACGGTGCTGCGCGCCGGCATCGTGGTGGGACACGGCGGCATCTCCTGGGAGTTGACCCGCCAGCTGGTGAAGAACCTGCCGGCGATGGTGGTGCCGCGGTGGGTCGACACCCGCACGCAGCCCGTCGCGGTCGACGACGCCGTCCGGTACCTGGTGGGCGTGGCGGACAAGGAGGAGGCGCGCGGCCGCGTCTTCGAGATCGGCGGCCCGGAGGTGCTGACCTACCTCGAGATGCTCAACGTCGCCAGTGAGGTCGCCACCGGCGGCCGCCGGGTGCCGATGATCAAGGTGCCGGTGCTGACGCCGCGGCTCTCGTCGTACTGGCTGGCGCTGGTGACCGACGTCGACGTCACCACCGGCCGCAACCTCATCGACTCGATGAGCACCGAGGTGATCGTCTCCGACACCTCCATCCGCGACGTGGTCCCCGGCGACCCCCTGCCCTACGCCGAGGCCGTACGCCGCGCCCTGGGCGAGCGCCTCGCCGAGGGCGAGTCCGTCTGA
- a CDS encoding YgfZ/GcvT domain-containing protein — protein sequence MTAASPLLGLPGAVASEGIDAPVAAHYGSLYGEQTTLAAGDGFVDLSHRDVVRISGPDRLTWLHSLTTQSFEGLPEAQWTDALILSPQGKVEHAFTGVDDGESFTAHTEPGRAAALIDFLESMKFMTRVEIADVTDEVAVAWRPETPDSSRPARFDLVPRDQLEQYAAAAGPAAGLWAYDALRIERGEPRFGVDTDDRTIPNEVGWLHSHVHLDKGCYRGQETVARVHNLGKPPRRLAMLHLDGSENRLPAPGTPIYKADDAPAPSSEAEPSSPVVEPSSVVEPVETSETSTATKRPPKQVGVVGSSARHHELGPIALAILKRNVPTDAALMVDDLPAAQEVVVDPEVGLHFRHR from the coding sequence ATGACTGCCGCGAGCCCGCTGCTGGGCCTGCCCGGCGCGGTGGCCAGCGAGGGGATCGACGCCCCGGTGGCCGCCCACTACGGATCGCTCTACGGCGAGCAGACGACGCTCGCTGCCGGCGACGGCTTCGTGGACCTCTCGCACCGCGACGTGGTGCGCATCAGCGGACCGGACCGGCTCACCTGGCTGCACTCGCTGACGACGCAGTCCTTCGAGGGGCTGCCCGAGGCGCAGTGGACCGATGCGCTGATCCTGAGCCCGCAGGGCAAGGTGGAGCACGCGTTCACCGGTGTGGACGACGGCGAGTCCTTCACCGCCCACACCGAGCCGGGGCGCGCTGCGGCGCTGATCGACTTCCTGGAGTCGATGAAGTTCATGACCCGTGTCGAGATCGCCGACGTGACCGACGAGGTGGCGGTCGCCTGGCGCCCCGAGACGCCCGACTCGTCGCGGCCGGCGAGGTTCGACCTGGTGCCGCGGGACCAGCTCGAGCAGTACGCCGCGGCCGCCGGTCCGGCGGCGGGCCTGTGGGCGTATGACGCCCTGCGCATCGAGCGGGGTGAGCCACGGTTCGGCGTGGACACCGACGACCGGACGATCCCCAACGAGGTCGGCTGGCTGCACAGCCACGTCCACCTGGACAAGGGCTGCTACCGCGGCCAGGAGACGGTGGCGCGGGTCCACAACCTCGGAAAGCCGCCCCGCCGCCTGGCGATGCTCCACCTGGACGGCTCCGAGAACCGGCTCCCGGCGCCCGGCACCCCGATCTACAAGGCCGACGACGCCCCCGCCCCGTCCTCGGAGGCCGAGCCGTCGTCCCCGGTGGTCGAGCCGTCTTCGGTGGTCGAGCCTGTCGAGACCTCGGAAACCTCCACGGCCACCAAGCGCCCACCGAAGCAGGTCGGCGTGGTCGGCTCCTCGGCGCGTCACCACGAGCTCGGCCCGATCGCGCTGGCGATCCTCAAGCGCAACGTGCCGACCGACGCCGCACTGATGGTCGACGACCTGCCCGCGGCGCAGGAGGTCGTGGTCGACCCCGAGGTCGGGCTGCACTTCCGCCACCGCTGA
- the dtd gene encoding D-aminoacyl-tRNA deacylase, translated as MRAVVQRVSSAAVDVDGETVGALDEPGLLVYLGITHTDGADEVAWLARKVHGLRILREEQSVADTGAPVLVVSQFTLYGDARKGRRPSWGAAAPGEASEPLYDAFCAELEALGTHVERGVFGAMMAVSSTNDGPFTVWLER; from the coding sequence ATGCGCGCCGTCGTCCAACGAGTCAGCTCCGCCGCCGTCGACGTCGACGGCGAGACCGTCGGCGCCCTCGACGAGCCGGGCCTGCTGGTCTACCTCGGCATCACCCACACCGACGGCGCGGACGAGGTGGCCTGGCTCGCCCGCAAGGTCCACGGCCTGCGGATCCTGCGCGAGGAGCAGTCCGTCGCCGACACCGGCGCCCCCGTGCTGGTCGTCAGCCAGTTCACCCTCTACGGCGACGCCCGCAAGGGCCGACGCCCCTCCTGGGGCGCCGCAGCGCCGGGCGAGGCCAGCGAGCCCCTCTACGACGCCTTCTGCGCCGAGCTCGAGGCCCTCGGCACCCACGTCGAGCGGGGCGTCTTCGGCGCCATGATGGCCGTCTCCTCCACCAACGACGGCCCCTTCACCGTCTGGCTGGAACGCTAG
- a CDS encoding LCP family protein, with product MSVDLVSDGGMLDEPGRQTHSASFLRRHRALLILVALPVVLALVVGGWLWRINGDIAGIQRFEAHLDRPDRPESVEVKDGSPINVVIAGVDDGKGTDLEDALGADTWPAGAFRSDTIMVLHLNANRTEGQLVSIPRDSYVDVPGHGTDKINASFSYGGPALLARTLEDLTGVRMDHSVVLDWNGFDGITDAVGGVDVADEDGQDIHLEGEAALEYVRERKSLPRGDFDRIERQQNFVRAIFKKLSSAGVLRNPLEITSLAGTLDEFLAVDSSLDNGRIRSLALQHRGLRPGDLSFVTVPTLGTDTVDGASIVRLDRPATRDLFDAVAHDEYLAWQEANDAVDELPEEQDVD from the coding sequence ATGTCCGTTGATCTGGTGAGCGACGGCGGCATGCTCGACGAACCGGGGCGTCAGACCCACTCCGCGAGCTTCCTGCGGCGCCACCGGGCCCTGCTGATCCTCGTCGCGCTGCCCGTCGTCCTGGCCCTGGTCGTCGGTGGCTGGCTCTGGCGCATCAACGGCGACATCGCCGGCATCCAGCGTTTCGAGGCCCACCTCGATCGCCCGGACCGGCCGGAGTCGGTCGAGGTCAAGGACGGCTCCCCCATCAACGTCGTCATCGCCGGCGTCGACGACGGCAAGGGCACCGACCTCGAGGACGCGCTCGGCGCCGACACCTGGCCCGCCGGCGCGTTCCGCAGCGACACCATCATGGTCCTGCACCTCAATGCCAACCGCACCGAGGGACAGCTCGTCTCCATCCCGCGCGACTCCTACGTCGACGTGCCCGGCCACGGCACGGACAAGATCAACGCCTCCTTCTCCTACGGCGGCCCCGCCCTGCTCGCGCGCACCCTCGAGGACCTCACCGGCGTACGCATGGACCACTCGGTGGTGCTCGACTGGAACGGGTTCGACGGCATCACCGACGCCGTCGGGGGCGTCGACGTCGCCGACGAGGACGGCCAGGACATCCACCTCGAGGGCGAAGCTGCCCTCGAGTACGTGCGCGAACGCAAGAGCCTCCCCCGCGGCGACTTCGACCGCATCGAACGCCAGCAGAACTTCGTGCGGGCGATCTTCAAGAAGCTCTCCTCCGCCGGCGTGCTGCGCAACCCCCTCGAGATCACCAGCCTCGCGGGCACCCTCGACGAGTTCCTCGCCGTCGACAGCAGCCTCGACAACGGCCGCATCCGCTCCCTCGCCCTCCAGCACCGCGGCCTGCGACCCGGCGACCTGAGCTTCGTGACCGTCCCGACGCTCGGCACCGACACCGTCGACGGCGCCAGCATCGTGCGCCTCGACCGCCCGGCGACGCGGGACCTCTTCGACGCCGTCGCCCACGACGAGTACCTGGCCTGGCAGGAGGCCAACGACGCGGTCGACGAACTGCCCGAGGAGCAGGACGTCGACTGA
- a CDS encoding CPBP family intramembrane glutamic endopeptidase — protein MSTRATAGLRGWLTEVLGPGPEPPVPSAAALRRRRLVAIGCLLVGSGLLAALLRTETGSPWFYPLTLALAVLWTTGAFASGPLRLGRVAGTPERTGRRPVVSGLTFGVALVAVFTAGGLIVREIPWLERQVGSIAELALAARGPELVLLVAVTAINGVAEELFFRGALFAALGRDPIIWTTLAYTAATLATGNVMLGFAAAFLGVVTGLQRRASGGVLAPILTHCTWSLAMLFVLPLLFG, from the coding sequence TTGTCCACGCGCGCGACCGCCGGGCTGCGAGGGTGGCTCACCGAGGTCCTCGGCCCCGGTCCCGAGCCGCCCGTGCCCTCCGCCGCCGCCCTGCGGCGCCGCCGGCTCGTCGCCATCGGCTGCCTGCTCGTCGGCTCCGGGCTCCTCGCCGCCCTGCTGCGCACCGAGACCGGCAGCCCGTGGTTCTACCCGCTCACCCTCGCGCTGGCCGTGCTGTGGACCACCGGCGCGTTCGCTTCCGGGCCGCTGCGCCTGGGCCGCGTCGCCGGTACGCCGGAACGCACCGGCCGCCGCCCCGTCGTCTCCGGGCTCACCTTCGGCGTCGCCCTCGTCGCCGTCTTCACCGCCGGCGGGCTCATCGTGCGGGAGATCCCCTGGCTCGAGCGGCAGGTCGGCTCCATCGCCGAACTCGCCCTCGCCGCCCGCGGCCCCGAACTCGTGCTGCTCGTCGCCGTCACCGCCATCAACGGCGTCGCCGAGGAACTCTTCTTCCGCGGTGCCCTCTTCGCCGCCCTCGGCCGCGACCCCATCATCTGGACCACGCTCGCCTACACCGCCGCCACGCTCGCCACCGGCAACGTGATGCTCGGCTTCGCCGCCGCCTTCCTCGGCGTCGTCACCGGCCTGCAGCGGCGCGCCTCCGGCGGAGTCCTCGCCCCGATCCTCACCCACTGCACGTGGTCGCTGGCGATGCTGTTCGTGCTGCCGTTGTTGTTCGGGTAG
- a CDS encoding FABP family protein, which produces MAFHIPENLHADCGPIAWMLGTWRGNGHGDYPTIDKFEYGQELIFQQDGRPFFHYMARSWIVDENGEKVRDAAQETGFLRCRPGGKVEMTLTHMTGFVEIWYGDAADGKVELVTDAVARTESAKEYAGGKRLYGNVEGDLLYAYDMAAMGQELQPHLWARLKRG; this is translated from the coding sequence GTGGCGTTTCACATCCCTGAGAACCTGCACGCAGACTGCGGACCGATCGCGTGGATGCTGGGCACCTGGCGCGGCAACGGTCACGGTGACTACCCGACGATCGACAAGTTCGAGTACGGCCAGGAGCTGATCTTCCAGCAGGACGGCCGTCCGTTCTTCCACTACATGGCGCGGTCGTGGATCGTGGACGAGAACGGCGAGAAGGTGCGTGACGCCGCCCAGGAGACCGGGTTCCTGCGCTGCCGCCCCGGTGGCAAGGTCGAGATGACGTTGACGCACATGACCGGCTTCGTGGAGATCTGGTACGGCGATGCCGCGGACGGCAAGGTGGAGCTGGTGACCGACGCTGTGGCGCGCACCGAGAGCGCCAAGGAGTACGCCGGCGGCAAGCGTCTCTACGGCAACGTGGAGGGCGACCTGCTCTACGCCTACGACATGGCGGCGATGGGACAGGAGCTGCAACCCCACCTGTGGGCGAGGCTCAAGCGTGGCTGA
- a CDS encoding DUF6069 family protein: protein MAATPTPRTVRARIPWSVVGVVTAAAALCAAVAWTAFVPFGGVELAVEQGGTRQEVGLPAVLATSVIAAAAGGALLRWWQGRSPRATRHWTVLALLVTLLSLLGPSGAVTAAAASSLLALHGVVAAVVIVGLRRASALHAPVA from the coding sequence ATGGCCGCCACGCCCACCCCGCGCACCGTCCGCGCCCGCATCCCCTGGTCCGTCGTCGGCGTCGTCACCGCCGCCGCGGCCCTGTGCGCCGCCGTCGCCTGGACCGCCTTCGTGCCCTTCGGCGGCGTCGAGCTCGCCGTCGAGCAGGGCGGCACCCGGCAGGAGGTCGGCCTCCCCGCCGTGCTCGCGACGAGTGTCATCGCCGCGGCCGCCGGCGGCGCACTGCTGCGCTGGTGGCAGGGCCGCAGTCCCCGCGCCACCCGGCACTGGACCGTGCTCGCCCTCCTCGTCACCCTCCTCTCCCTGCTCGGCCCCAGCGGAGCGGTCACCGCCGCCGCGGCCTCGTCGCTGCTCGCACTGCACGGCGTCGTCGCCGCCGTGGTCATCGTCGGCCTGCGGCGCGCCTCCGCGCTGCACGCCCCCGTTGCGTAG